A portion of the Vespula vulgaris chromosome 14, iyVesVulg1.1, whole genome shotgun sequence genome contains these proteins:
- the LOC127069214 gene encoding HMG box-containing protein 4 isoform X1 — MMQSNIRKPAKSKESSRRKKHSKISDRKAGTMDVFVSPKRQKSDDLEVTGISRSGRVRKKSSKLVDFESPDDFSENKYKRQKTQLQASQLLEQYEAQHHLSPNQIQQTHAGRQRKNSGSHSGQQRVKAEPISDNEGQSSASDSDDPTGLNEDERYSMDSGSDDEVDPLMIDDRETGFRKLEPPGQETPSQANSLYMLEKCKKKLIIKDGKIIGRMKAQRKDKGKTRFTAYMLWAKEIRQELLEQCPYMDFAAISKRLGELWATVPNLEKYNWRRRAKRLAAKPHSVPTNKDESVWKMPPPASRKKFINKLGNGKETKPISSKKTLQLGVPSVIGNVPVSPPTNKSGKDLVNEPIIGTGMYKVIGTQPIDVAAHLKLLGESLTIIGERLKEHDGQIAVSGSLSVLLDSLLCALGPLICLTQQVPEINGAQHETLSQMLDNIAYLMPGL, encoded by the exons ATGATGCAAAGCAATATTCGAAAGCCCGCGAAATCTAAGGAGTCATCGCGGCGCAAGAAGCATTCGAAGATTTCCGATCGGAAGGCTGGTACAATGGATGTATTCGTGTCGCCAAAACGTCAGAAAAGTGACG ATCTAGAGGTCACAGGGATTTCCCGAAGTGGCcgtgtaagaaagaaatcttctAAGCTCGTTGATTTTGAATCACCTGATGACTTTTcggaaaataaatacaaacgaCAGAAAACACAGTTACAAGCATCGCAATTATTGGAACAGTATGAAGCACAACATCATCTATCTCCAAACCAAATTCAACAAACTCATGCTGgacgacaaagaaaaaattcaggGTCACATTCGGGACAACAAAGAGTTAAAGCAGAACCAATATCTGATAATGAAGGTCAGTCATCAGCATCGGATTCTGATGATCCCACTGGGTTGAACGAGGATGAACGGTATAGCATGGACTCTGGAAGCGACGATGAAGTAGATCCTCTGATGATTGATGACAGAGAAACCGgatttagaaaattagaaCCACCAGGTCAGGAAACACCTTCTCAAGCAAATAGTTTATATATgcttgaaaaatgtaaaaaaaaattaattattaaggaTGGCAAAATAATAGGTAGAATGAAGGCACAACGTAAAGATAAAGGG AAAACAAGATTTACTGCTTATATGTTATGGGCTAAAGAAATAAGGCAAGAACTATTGGAACAATGTCCTTATATGG attttgcTGCAATTTCTAAACGATTAGGTGAACTTTGGGCCACAGTGCCAAACCTGGAGAAATATAACTGGCGTAGACGCGCGAAGCGTTTAGCAGCAAAACCTCATTCTGTGCCTACCAATAAAGATGAGTCTGTTTGGAAAATGCCACCACCTGCTTCTCGAAAAAAGTTCATAAATAAACTTG GTAATGGAAAAGAAACTAAACCAATCTCTTCAAAAAAAACTCTCCAGTTAGGCGTACCTTCTGTTATAGGAAATGTGCCTGTGTCACCTCCAACAAATAAAAGTGGGAAAGATTTGGTTAATGAACCTATAATAGGTACAGGAATGTACAAAGTAATTGGAACCCAGCCCATTGATGTCGCGGCACATCTTAAATTACTTGGTGAAAGTTTAACCATTATTGGTGAACGTTTAAAAGAACATGATGGTCAAATAGCAGTTTCGGGTAGTTTGTCAGTATTACTGGATTCGTTGCTCTGTGCATTAGGTCCTTTGATATGTCTTACACAACAGGTACCAGAAATTAATGGAGCCCAACACGAAACATTATCACAAATGCTTGACAATATCGCATATCTTATGCCTGGTTTgtaa
- the LOC127069214 gene encoding HMG box-containing protein 4 isoform X3, with translation MMQSNIRKPAKSKESSRRKKHSKISDRKAGTMDVFVSPKRQKSDDLEVTGISRSGRVRKKSSKLVDFESPDDFSENKYKRQKTQLQASQLLEQYEAQHHLSPNQIQQTHAGRQRKNSGSHSGQQRVKAEPISDNEGQSSASDSDDPTGLNEDERYSMDSGSDDEVDPLMIDDRETGFRKLEPPGQETPSQANSLYMLEKCKKKLIIKDGKIIGRMKAQRKDKGKTRFTAYMLWAKEIRQELLEQCPYMDFAAISKRLGELWATVPNLEKYNWRRRAKRLAAKPHSVPTNKDESVWKMPPPASRKKFINKLGNVPVSPPTNKSGKDLVNEPIIGTGMYKVIGTQPIDVAAHLKLLGESLTIIGERLKEHDGQIAVSGSLSVLLDSLLCALGPLICLTQQVPEINGAQHETLSQMLDNIAYLMPGL, from the exons ATGATGCAAAGCAATATTCGAAAGCCCGCGAAATCTAAGGAGTCATCGCGGCGCAAGAAGCATTCGAAGATTTCCGATCGGAAGGCTGGTACAATGGATGTATTCGTGTCGCCAAAACGTCAGAAAAGTGACG ATCTAGAGGTCACAGGGATTTCCCGAAGTGGCcgtgtaagaaagaaatcttctAAGCTCGTTGATTTTGAATCACCTGATGACTTTTcggaaaataaatacaaacgaCAGAAAACACAGTTACAAGCATCGCAATTATTGGAACAGTATGAAGCACAACATCATCTATCTCCAAACCAAATTCAACAAACTCATGCTGgacgacaaagaaaaaattcaggGTCACATTCGGGACAACAAAGAGTTAAAGCAGAACCAATATCTGATAATGAAGGTCAGTCATCAGCATCGGATTCTGATGATCCCACTGGGTTGAACGAGGATGAACGGTATAGCATGGACTCTGGAAGCGACGATGAAGTAGATCCTCTGATGATTGATGACAGAGAAACCGgatttagaaaattagaaCCACCAGGTCAGGAAACACCTTCTCAAGCAAATAGTTTATATATgcttgaaaaatgtaaaaaaaaattaattattaaggaTGGCAAAATAATAGGTAGAATGAAGGCACAACGTAAAGATAAAGGG AAAACAAGATTTACTGCTTATATGTTATGGGCTAAAGAAATAAGGCAAGAACTATTGGAACAATGTCCTTATATGG attttgcTGCAATTTCTAAACGATTAGGTGAACTTTGGGCCACAGTGCCAAACCTGGAGAAATATAACTGGCGTAGACGCGCGAAGCGTTTAGCAGCAAAACCTCATTCTGTGCCTACCAATAAAGATGAGTCTGTTTGGAAAATGCCACCACCTGCTTCTCGAAAAAAGTTCATAAATAAACTTG GAAATGTGCCTGTGTCACCTCCAACAAATAAAAGTGGGAAAGATTTGGTTAATGAACCTATAATAGGTACAGGAATGTACAAAGTAATTGGAACCCAGCCCATTGATGTCGCGGCACATCTTAAATTACTTGGTGAAAGTTTAACCATTATTGGTGAACGTTTAAAAGAACATGATGGTCAAATAGCAGTTTCGGGTAGTTTGTCAGTATTACTGGATTCGTTGCTCTGTGCATTAGGTCCTTTGATATGTCTTACACAACAGGTACCAGAAATTAATGGAGCCCAACACGAAACATTATCACAAATGCTTGACAATATCGCATATCTTATGCCTGGTTTgtaa
- the LOC127069156 gene encoding solute carrier family 35 member E3-like: MNKKAVVAFYLILNIFFSIVIVLLNKWLYIHTKFPNITLSMIHFIITFIGLLICQRMDVFCVKSIDIREMLFIATTFCGFVVLTNLSLAHNTVGTYQVAKMLTTPCIILMQILFYKKHFSILVKLTLIPIIIGVIMNFYYDIQFNVIGTVYATLGVFVTSLYQVLINRKQKEFQMDPMQLLYYQAPLSAIMLLVVVPLLEPVEQTLSYNWTFWDIFMVVLSGVVAFFVNLTSYWIIGQTSPLTYNMVGHSKFCLLLLGGAIVFHETLAMNQVIGITLTLTGIILYAHVKMKDNQNVTSELAVEERKPLYKV, from the exons atgaataaaaaagctGTCGTtgcattttatttgatattaaatattttcttttccattgtTATTGTATTACTAAATAAGTGGTTATATATCCATACTAAATTTCCTAATATTACATTGTCTatgatacattttattattacatttattggTTTACTTATTTGCCAGAGAATGGATGTTTTTTGCGTAAAGAGTATTGATATCAGAGAGATGTTATTTATTGCCACTACATTTTGTGGATTTGTtgtattaacaaatttaagtCTTGCTCACAATACAGTTGGAACATACCAAGTGGCTAAAATGCTAACAACTCCTTGCATAATTTTAATGCAAAtactgttttataaaaaacacTTCAGCATCCTTGTAAAATTGACATTAATTCCAATTATTATTGGCgttataatgaatttttattatgacatACAATTTAATGTCATTGGAACAGTTTATGCAACATTGGGAGTATTTGTGACATCTTTATATCAAGtt TTAATTaacagaaaacaaaaggagTTTCAAATGGATCCTATGCAGTTGTTGTATTATCAGGCTCCTTTATCTGCCATTATGCTGCTTGTTGTTGTACCATTGTTGGAACCAGTTGAACAGACACTTAGTTACAATTGGACATTTTGGGATATA tTTATGGTTGTATTGTCTGGTGTAGTTGCATTTTTTGTAAATCTAACATCCTACTGGATAATAGGACAAACCTCACCTTTAAC ATATAATATGGTGGGACATTCAAAATTTTGTCTTTTACTCTTGGGTGGAGCAATTGTATTTCATGAAACTTTAGCAATGAACCAAGTAATTGGAATAACTTTAACATTGACAGGGATTATTTTGTATGCTCATGTTAAG ATGAAAGATAATCAAAATGTTACCTCAGAACTTgcagtagaagaaagaaaacctcTGTATAAAGTGTAA
- the LOC127069213 gene encoding ruvB-like 1 translates to MKIEEVKSTAKTQRISAHTHIKGLGLDENGTAIQAAAGLVGQELAREAAGIVVDMIKSKKMAGRAVLLAGPPGTGKTAIALAIAQELGNKVPFCPMVGSEVYSSEIKKTEVLMENFRRAIGLRIKETKEVYEGEVTELTPIETENPMGGYGKTVSHVVIGLKTAKGTKQLKLDPSIYESLQKEKVETGDVIYIEVNSGAVKRQGRSDNFATEFDLEAEEYVPLPKGDVHKKKEVIQDVTLHDLDVANAKPQGGQDIMSMMGQLMKPKKTEITDKLRKEINKVVNKYIDQGIAELVPGVLFIDEVHMLDIETFTYLHRALESAIAPIVIFATNRGRCVIRGTEDIISPHGIPLDLLDRLLIIRTLPYSRAEIEQIVKLRATTEGLQIDDEALSTLGELGTKTTLRYVVQLLTPAALTAKINERTNIKKEDIKEVGALFLDAKSSAKILTQNKDKFMK, encoded by the exons atgaagATCGAGGAAGTAAAAAGTACAGCAAAAACGCAGAGAATTTCTGCTCATACACATATTAAAGGTTTAGGTCTTGACGAAAATGGTACAGCTATTCAAGCTGCTGCCGGTCTTGTTGGCCAAGAATTGGCTCGTGAG GCTGCTGGAATTGTTGTTGATATGATTAAGTCAAAAAAAATGGCAGGCCGTGCAGTTTTGTTAGCAGGTCCTCCTGGTACTGGCAAAACTGCAATTGCTTTGGCTATTGCCCAAGAACTAGGAAATAAGGTACCATTTTGCCCTATGGTAGGATCTGAAGTTTACAGttccgaaataaaaaagacagaggTTCTTATGGAAAATTTTAGAAGAGCTATTGGCTTAAGAATCAAAGAAACTAAAGAAGTATACGAAGGAGAAGTTACTGAATTGACTCCTATTGAGACTGAAAATCCTATGGGTGGTTATGGGAAAACAGTATCTCATGTTGTTATTGGTTTGAAAACAGCTAAGGGAACAAAACAATTAAAACTTGATCCCTCTATATATGAATCtttacaaaaggaaaaagtagaaacaggagatgtaatttatattgaagTAAATAGCGGTGCTGTAAAGAGACAAGGAAGAAGTGATAATTTTGCAACAGAATTTGACTTAGAGGCAGAAGAATATGTTCCATTACCAAAAGGAGATGTgcataagaagaaagaagtcaTTCAAGATGTAACTTTACATGATTTAGATGTTGCAAATGCTAAACCACAGGGAGGACAAGATATAATGTCGATGATGGGACAGCTTATGAAAccaaagaaaacagaaattacag ataaattacgaaaggaaataaataaagtagtgaataaatatattgatcaAGGAATTGCTGAATTGGTGCCAGGAGTATTGTTCATAGATGAAGTACATATGTTAGATATTGAAACATTTACTTATCTTCACCGTGCCTTAGAAAGTGCTATAGCACCTATAGTTATATTCGCTACAAATCGTGGTCGTTGTGTGATCAGAGGAACTGAAGATATAATATCTCCACATGGAATACCTTTAGATTTATTGGATCGATTGCTTATTATACGCACATTACCTTATTCAAGAGCAGAAATAGAACAAATAGTAAAATTGCGAGCAACTACAGAAGGATTACAAATAGATGATGAAGCATTATCTACTCTTGGCGAGTTGGGAACAAAAACAACTCTACGATATGTGGTGCAGCTTCTAACTCCAGCAGCATTGACAGCAAAAATTAACGAacgtacaaatataaaaaaagaagatataaaggAAGTAGGTGCATTATTTTTGGATGCAAAATCATCTGCTAAGATTCTAACACAAAATAAAGATAAGTTTATGAAGTAA
- the LOC127069212 gene encoding glycine dehydrogenase (decarboxylating), mitochondrial, whose product MYCSLRVTQCSKQLCKHSKISLHIHKYNSTTATNIERLLPQKDEFQNRHIGPREYELTKMLQTIGFKNLEELSKTAIPGHILHTKDLNIEQPITEYELIKRITKISEKNEVWRSYIGMGYHNCCVPHTIMRNIFENPGWTTQYTPYQPEISQGRLEGLLNYQTMICDLTGMQMANASLLDEGTAAAEALALAHRQNKRKKLFVSDKVHPQTIGVIATRATSLDLDLEIGNIFNIDTSKKDISGILLQYPDTTGSIYDFSEVTKKAQADGTIVCAATDLLALALIEPPSKFSVDVCIGTSQRFGVPLGYGGPHAGFFACKKEFVRLMPGRMVGVTRDSNGQNAYRLTLQTREQHIKRDRATSNICTAQALLANMSAMYAVYHGPEGIRNIASRIHNLTIILAKGLQSAGNKINNEYFFDTIQILPSIPLNVLKDNASKAKINLRYFPDKSIGISLDETTTIQDVNDLLKIFSTNMTVEEIIKSNSLNNQSLDHSSFKRTSLYLQHPVFKTHHSETRIVRYMKYLENKDVSLVHSMIPLGSCTMKLNSTTEMMPCSLRGFTDIHPFAPIEQAQGYQQLFSELEEDLCAITGYDNISFQPNSGAQGEYAGLRAIHCYHESRGANHRRVCLIPVSAHGTNPASAQMAGMQVKPIFVCKDGSIDIVHLKELIEKYQETLSCLMITYPSTNGVFEDTIGDICTLIHNAGGQVYLDGANMNAQVGLCRPGDYGSDVSHLNLHKTFCIPHGGGGPGMGPIGVKKHLAPFLPNHPVINSMVNNVKALRESGAVSAAPFGSSAILPISWGYIKMMGPKGLRKATQVAILNANYMSKKLENYYKTLYKGRAGLVAHEFILDVRDFKKTANIEAVDIAKRLMDYGFHAPTMSWPVAGTLMIEPTESEDKAELDRFCDALISIKNEINNIENGKFDIIQNPLKNAPHTQLQVIVKDWDLPYSREIAAFPAPFVKKSNKIWPSVGRIDDTYGDKNLFCICPPVASY is encoded by the exons atgtattgtTCTTTGAGAGTAACACAGTGTTCAAAACAATTGTGTAAACATAGTAAAATAtcattacatatacataaatataatagtactACAGCAACAAATATTGAAAGGCTACTTCCTCAAAAAGATGAGTTTCAAAACAGACATATTGGGCCTAGAGAATATgaattaacaaaaatgttGCAAACTATTGGTTTTAAg aatctTGAAGAATTAAGCAAAACTGCTATACCAGGTCATATTCTTCATACTAAAGATTTAAATATTGAACAGCCAATta ctgaatatgaattaattaaaagaataacaaaaatttcggAAAAGAATGAAGTGTGGCGTTCTTATATTGGAATGGGTTATCATAACTGTTGTGTACCTCATACCataatgagaaatatttttgagaACCCTGGAtg GACAACACAATATACACCTTATCAGCCAGAAATTTCTCAAGGTAGACTTGAAggcttattaaattatcaaacTATGATATGTGATTTGACTGGAATGCAAATGGCAAATGCATCTCTTTTGGACGAAGGAACTGCTGCAGCAGAAGCTTTGGCTCTTGCTCATAGgcaaaataagagaaaaaaattatttgtgtCTGATAAAGTGCATCCTCAAACAATTGGTGTTATCGCTACTCGTGCTACTTCGCTTGATCTTGATCTAgaaattggaaatatttttaatattgatacTAGCAAGAAGGATATATCTGGTATTCTTTTGCAATATCCTGATACAACTGGATCTATCTATGATTTCTCTGAAGTTACAAAAAAAGCACAAGCTGATGGA actATTGTTTGTGCTGCCACTGATTTATTGGCATTAGCTCTAATTGAACCACCAAGTAAATTTTCTGTAGATGTTTGTATTGGAACAAGCCAAAGATTTGGTGTACCACTTGGATATGGAGGTCCTCATGCAGGATTTTTTGCCtgcaaaaaagaatttgtacgTTTAATGCCTGGTAGAATGGTAGGGGTCACAAGAGATTCTAATGGGCAGAATGCATACCGTTTAACTCTCCAAACGCGCGAACAACACATCAAACGAGATAGAGCAACTAGTAATATCTGCACTGCACAAGCATTATTAGCAAATATGTCTGCAATGTATGCTGTGTATCATGGTCCTGAAGGAATCAGAAATATTGCTTCAAGAATACATAATTTGACAATAATTCTTGCTAAAGGTTTACAATCTGCtgggaataaaataaataatgagtaTTTTTTTGATACTATACAGATATTACCAAGTATTCCACTAAACGTTTTGAAAGACAATGCCAGTAAAgctaaaattaatttaag gtACTTCCCAGATAAATCAATTGGTATATCTCTTGATGAGACAACTACAATACAGGATGTGAATGATCTcctcaaaattttttctacaaaCATGACAGttgaagaaattattaaatctaaCTCTTTAAATAATCAATCCTTGGATCATTCCTCTTTTAAACGTActtctttatatttacaaCATCCTGTATTTAAAACTCATCATTCTGAAACCAGAATAGTAAGATATATGAAGTATTTGGAAAATAAAGATGTATCTCTTGTGCACAGTATGATTCCTTTA gGTTCATGTACAATGAAACTGAATTCAACAACCGAAATGATGCCGTGTAGCTTACGAGGATTCACAGATATACATCCTTTTGCACCAATAGAGCAAGCACAGGGATATCAACAATTATTTTCAGAATTAGAAGAAGATCTTTGTGCCATAACGGgatatgataatattagtTTTCAACCAAATAGTGGAGCTCAAGGTGAATATGCAGGTTTAAGAGCTATACACTGTTATCATGAGTCAAGAGGAGCTAACCATCGAAGAGTTTGTTTGATTCCTGTATCTGCTCATGGAACAAATCCAGCTTCTGCACAAATGGCTGGCATGCAAGTGAAACCTATATTTGTATGCAAAGATGGTTCTATTGATATTGTACACTTGAaagaattaatagaaaaatatcaggAAACATTATCATGTTTAATGATAACATATCCATCAACAAATGGAGTATTTGAAGATACCATTGGAGATATATGTACTTTAATTCATAATGCTGGTGGTCAAGTATATCTCGATGGTGCAAATATGAATGCTCAAGTTGGTTTATGTCGACCTGGAGATTATGGTAGCGACGTATCACATCTTAATTTACACAAAACATTTTGTATACCTCATGGTGGAGGTGGTCCTGGAATGGGACCAATCGGTGT gaAGAAACATCTTGCACCTTTTCTTCCAAATCATCCTGTGATAAATTCTATGGTTAACAATGTAAAAGCTTTAAGAGAATCTGGTGCTGTATCAGCAGCTCCTTTTGGTTCGTCTGCTATACTACCAATCTCATGgggttatataaaaatgatggGACCAAAAGGTTTACGTAAAGCAACACAAGTGGCTATTCTTAATGCAAATTATATGAGtaagaaattagaaaactaTTACAAAACACTATATAAAGGTAGAGCAGGATTAGTTGCCCATGAATTTATCTTGGATGTACGAGACTTTAAGAAGACTGCAAATATTGAAGCAGTAGACATAGCTAAAAGATTAATGGATTATGGTTTTCATGCTCCTACTATGAGTTGGCCTGTAGCAGGGACTTTAATGATAGAACCAACTGAATCAGAAGACAAAGCTGAACTAGATAGATTCTGTGATGCTCTTATTT ccataaaaaatgaaattaataatatcgaaaacgGCAAGTTTGATATAATTCAAAATCCTTTAAAGAATGCACCTCATACACAATTACAAGTTATTGTAAAAGATTGGGATTTACCATATTCTCGAGAAATAGCTGCTTTCCCTGCT CCATTTGTAAAGAAGAGTAATAAGATTTGGCCTAGCGTGGGCCGAATAGATGATACATatggagataaaaatttattttgtatctgTCCACCTGTTGCATCATATTAA
- the LOC127069214 gene encoding HMG box-containing protein 4 isoform X2, with amino-acid sequence MMQSNIRKPAKSKESSRRKKHSKISDRKAGTMDVFVSPKRQKSDEVTGISRSGRVRKKSSKLVDFESPDDFSENKYKRQKTQLQASQLLEQYEAQHHLSPNQIQQTHAGRQRKNSGSHSGQQRVKAEPISDNEGQSSASDSDDPTGLNEDERYSMDSGSDDEVDPLMIDDRETGFRKLEPPGQETPSQANSLYMLEKCKKKLIIKDGKIIGRMKAQRKDKGKTRFTAYMLWAKEIRQELLEQCPYMDFAAISKRLGELWATVPNLEKYNWRRRAKRLAAKPHSVPTNKDESVWKMPPPASRKKFINKLGNGKETKPISSKKTLQLGVPSVIGNVPVSPPTNKSGKDLVNEPIIGTGMYKVIGTQPIDVAAHLKLLGESLTIIGERLKEHDGQIAVSGSLSVLLDSLLCALGPLICLTQQVPEINGAQHETLSQMLDNIAYLMPGL; translated from the exons ATGATGCAAAGCAATATTCGAAAGCCCGCGAAATCTAAGGAGTCATCGCGGCGCAAGAAGCATTCGAAGATTTCCGATCGGAAGGCTGGTACAATGGATGTATTCGTGTCGCCAAAACGTCAGAAAAGTGACG AGGTCACAGGGATTTCCCGAAGTGGCcgtgtaagaaagaaatcttctAAGCTCGTTGATTTTGAATCACCTGATGACTTTTcggaaaataaatacaaacgaCAGAAAACACAGTTACAAGCATCGCAATTATTGGAACAGTATGAAGCACAACATCATCTATCTCCAAACCAAATTCAACAAACTCATGCTGgacgacaaagaaaaaattcaggGTCACATTCGGGACAACAAAGAGTTAAAGCAGAACCAATATCTGATAATGAAGGTCAGTCATCAGCATCGGATTCTGATGATCCCACTGGGTTGAACGAGGATGAACGGTATAGCATGGACTCTGGAAGCGACGATGAAGTAGATCCTCTGATGATTGATGACAGAGAAACCGgatttagaaaattagaaCCACCAGGTCAGGAAACACCTTCTCAAGCAAATAGTTTATATATgcttgaaaaatgtaaaaaaaaattaattattaaggaTGGCAAAATAATAGGTAGAATGAAGGCACAACGTAAAGATAAAGGG AAAACAAGATTTACTGCTTATATGTTATGGGCTAAAGAAATAAGGCAAGAACTATTGGAACAATGTCCTTATATGG attttgcTGCAATTTCTAAACGATTAGGTGAACTTTGGGCCACAGTGCCAAACCTGGAGAAATATAACTGGCGTAGACGCGCGAAGCGTTTAGCAGCAAAACCTCATTCTGTGCCTACCAATAAAGATGAGTCTGTTTGGAAAATGCCACCACCTGCTTCTCGAAAAAAGTTCATAAATAAACTTG GTAATGGAAAAGAAACTAAACCAATCTCTTCAAAAAAAACTCTCCAGTTAGGCGTACCTTCTGTTATAGGAAATGTGCCTGTGTCACCTCCAACAAATAAAAGTGGGAAAGATTTGGTTAATGAACCTATAATAGGTACAGGAATGTACAAAGTAATTGGAACCCAGCCCATTGATGTCGCGGCACATCTTAAATTACTTGGTGAAAGTTTAACCATTATTGGTGAACGTTTAAAAGAACATGATGGTCAAATAGCAGTTTCGGGTAGTTTGTCAGTATTACTGGATTCGTTGCTCTGTGCATTAGGTCCTTTGATATGTCTTACACAACAGGTACCAGAAATTAATGGAGCCCAACACGAAACATTATCACAAATGCTTGACAATATCGCATATCTTATGCCTGGTTTgtaa